A genomic stretch from Etheostoma cragini isolate CJK2018 chromosome 8, CSU_Ecrag_1.0, whole genome shotgun sequence includes:
- the ppp1r15b gene encoding protein phosphatase 1 regulatory subunit 15B, protein MSAVVGSEKGSERTAMERFGSGGMALLPWTKQILTVLWEQLRLLVQVIYYTFMSVFQMFRFELHVRITDESGQHIQHMTTAANPTESFLFSSLFDGDNGVIVGGSNPLSNFCTDVGDSFAGKSTAEALLSTLRADDLCCGLVDDFVSGKEDGIFLGHQSTWKMGFPGDWNIFVSSSDSSSSNDGCHRSSEKVFKQENTEEEKSVHWSSEEDQNIVEFESEESKALWESLSKSSDPYNPFFFSACISTNTNMGKSKDQVMDTDAGVMSPSKASEEMLGPQGLNIWVSRSDSESSWSSWASSDSSSPDIDEEGERLLEFFSSPQDPYNPMCFTACTFSSTSPQTTPATTVSKQQASLPAPSSKSDTDTEEKESSFPPSSEDDEEEQLWKSLCQKDDPYHPLNFQACLLSSPTTTLQLGEDPDPLDVHHTKNPPTKGKKCEKEAKSPQKSRATKPSVPERQLKHHSHPDKTLVAWKRPGHTLQSLPQETKDSKASTTKKKVQFSPLVQVHVMRTWPFARQASRKGHWEEMARDRDRFRRRVQESEQAIGYCFTQAHREKIREYLDGALK, encoded by the exons atgtcggCGGTTGTAGGTTCCGAGAAGGGCTCTGAACGGACGGCGATGGAGAGGTTCGGTAGCGGAGGGATGGCGCTTCTGCCTTGGACTAAACAGATACTCACCGTACTTTGGGAACAGCTTCGGCTGCTGGTTCAGGTCATATACTACACCTTCATGTCAG TTTTCCAGATGTTCAGGTTTGAGCTTCACGTGAGAATCACCGACGAGTCAGGTCAACACATCCAGCACATGACCACAGCAGCAAACCCAACTGAATCCTTCCTGTTCTCTTCCTTGTTTGACGGAGACAACGGAGTGATAGTTGGAGGATCAAATCCCCTCTCTAACTTCTGTACGGATGTGGGCGACTCCTTTGCTGGAAAATCCACCGCTGAGGCCCTGCTGTCCACTCTACGTGCCGACGACCTGTGCTGTGGACTAGTGGATGATTTTGTGTCCGGCAAAGAAGACGGCATCTTTTTAGGACACCAGTCCACTTGGAAAATGGGCTTCCCTGGTGACTGGAACATCTTTGTGTCAAGCAGCGACAGCTCCAGCTCAAACGACGGCTGCCATAGAAGTAGTGAGAAAGTCTTTAAACAGGAAAAtacagaagaggagaaaagcGTTCACTGGAGTAGCGAAGAAGACCAGAACATAGTTGAATTTGAAAGTGAGGAAAGCAAGGCGCTTTGGGAGTCTCTGTCAAAATCTAGTGATCCTTACAaccccttctttttctctgcatgCATTTCAACAAACACCAATATGGGGAAAAGTAAAGACCAAGTGATGGACACGGATGCTGGCGTCATGTCACCAAGCAAGGCCAGCGAGGAGATGTTGGGGCCTCAAGGTCTGAATATCTGGGTCAGTCGTTCTGACAGCGAGAGCAGTTGGAGCAGCTGGGCCAGTTCGGACAGTTCAAGCCCCGACATCGAcgaggagggagagaggctCCTGGAGTTCTTCAGCAGTCCCCAAGACCCCTACAATCCCATGTGCTTCACCGCATGCACATTTAGCAGCACCTCACCTCAAACCACCCCTGCCACCACAGTCTCAAAACAACAAGCCTCACTTCCGGCACCTTCCTCCAAGTCTGACACAGACACggaggagaaggagagcagCTTTCCTCCTTCATCTGAAGATGACGAAGAAGAACAGCTGTGGAAATCTCTCTGTCAAAAGGACGACCCGTACCACCCTCTAAACTTCCAGGCCTGCCTCCTCAGCTCCCCAACGACAACACTGCAGTTGGGAGAAGACCCAGATCCCCTTGATGTCCACCACACAAAAAATCCACCCACGAAgggaaagaaatgtgaaaaagaagCAAAGTCACCCCAAAAATCTAGAGCCACCAAGCCCTCAGTGCCAGAGAGGCAGTTAAAGCATCACTCCCATCCAGACAAAACCCTGGTGGCCTGGAAAAGACCCGGACACACACTTCAGTCACTGCCACAGGAGACGAAAGACAGCAAGGCCAGCACCACCAAAAAAAAG GTGCAATTTTCTCCTCTGGTCCAAGTCCATGTCATGCGGACCTGGCCGTTTGCTCGCCAGGCGTCTCGTAAAGGACACTGGGAAGAAATGGCGCGAGACCGGGACCGCTTCCGGAGGCGGGTCCAGGAAAGCGAGCAGGCCATTGGCTACTGCTTCACCCAGGCCCACAGAGAGAAGATCCGGGAGTATCTGGACGGTGCcttgaaataa
- the rps13 gene encoding 40S ribosomal protein S13, giving the protein MGRMHAPGKGLSQSALPYRRSVPTWLKLTSDDVKEQIFKLAKKGLTPSQIGVILRDSHGVAQVRFVTGNKILRILKSKGLAPDLPEDLYHLIKKAVAVRKHLERNRKDKDAKFRLILIESRIHRLARYYKTKRVLAPNWKYESSTASALVA; this is encoded by the exons ATGGGTCGCATGCACGCTCCCGG aaagggCTTGTCCCAGTCAGCTCTGCCTTACAGGCGCAGTGTCCCCACT TGGCTGAAGCTCACATCCGATGATGTGAAAGAGCAGATCTTCAAGCTGGCCAAAAAAGGCCTAACCCCCTCTCAGATTG GTGTGATTCTGAGGGACTCCCATGGTGTGGCCCAAGTACGTTTCGTCACTGGCAACAAGATCCTGAGGATCCTCAAGTCCAAGGGTCTGGCCCCTGACCTGCCTGAGGATCTCTACCACCTTATCAAGAAGGCTGTGGCAGTCAGGAAGCATctggagagaaacagaaag GACAAGGACGCCAAGTTCCGCCTGATTCTCATCGAAAGCAGGATCCACAGGCTGGCCCGTTACTACAAGACCAAGAGAGTACTGGCCCCCAACTGGAAGTA TGAGTCCTCTACAGCTTCTGCTCTGGTGGCATAA